One window from the genome of Chitinispirillum alkaliphilum encodes:
- a CDS encoding integrase, giving the protein MYLAVIINLYSRMVVGWDVSSSLGHEGVLRALRSVVWRRHPKKGALFHSDRGIQYACKDFRDSLEFFGFTQSMSRKGNCWDNAVSESFFRSLKTEWYYGNVLNDINQVREELFEYIEDYYNCQRLHSTLGYFSPMEFEKLKKVKCA; this is encoded by the coding sequence GTGTACCTTGCTGTTATTATAAACCTCTATTCTCGTATGGTAGTGGGGTGGGATGTCAGCTCCTCTTTGGGTCATGAAGGGGTGCTTAGAGCGTTACGTAGCGTTGTTTGGCGCAGACATCCAAAAAAGGGTGCCCTATTTCACTCGGATCGAGGTATACAGTATGCATGCAAAGACTTCAGAGATTCCTTAGAATTCTTTGGATTTACACAGAGCATGAGCCGTAAAGGAAACTGTTGGGATAATGCAGTATCAGAGTCATTTTTCAGAAGTCTTAAAACAGAGTGGTATTATGGTAATGTTTTGAATGATATTAATCAGGTAAGGGAAGAGCTTTTTGAGTACATTGAAGATTATTACAACTGTCAAAGGCTACACTCAACCTTAGGGTATTTTTCACCAATGGAATTTGAGAAACTGAAAAAAGTAAAATGTGCATAA
- a CDS encoding DNA methyltransferase, with product MSHIENIAFTHVITSPPYSNRISYIRELRPYMYWLGFLEEAKDAGELDWKAIGGTWGTATSKLNTWSAEANGLPAQVYEVCKKIGSTDNKNAFVLSKYVLKYYYDMHLHFASLKRLLADNAKLVYIVGNSTFYGVSVPAEEFLMSSLKTLGYDDVRANIIRKRNCKKELFEYCVSAVWKKTEENPFRPMRQEESMTEQLTLKL from the coding sequence TTGAGTCATATTGAAAATATCGCTTTTACACATGTTATAACTTCACCACCATATTCCAATCGCATAAGCTACATCCGCGAGCTTAGGCCATACATGTATTGGTTAGGTTTTCTTGAGGAAGCGAAAGATGCTGGAGAACTTGACTGGAAGGCCATAGGGGGCACCTGGGGAACTGCAACCAGCAAACTCAACACATGGTCAGCAGAAGCAAATGGCTTACCCGCACAGGTCTATGAAGTATGCAAAAAGATTGGTAGCACTGACAATAAAAATGCTTTTGTTCTTAGTAAGTATGTTTTGAAGTACTACTATGACATGCACTTGCATTTTGCTTCTCTGAAACGCCTTCTGGCAGATAATGCGAAGCTTGTTTACATTGTTGGTAATTCTACCTTTTACGGCGTCTCGGTCCCAGCAGAAGAGTTCTTAATGAGTTCTCTCAAAACATTGGGATATGATGACGTTAGAGCCAACATAATTAGGAAGCGGAACTGCAAAAAAGAACTTTTTGAATATTGTGTATCGGCCGTGTGGAAAAAAACTGAAGAAAACCCATTCCGGCCTATGCGGCAGGAGGAATCCATGACTGAACAACTCACACTCAAGCTTTAG
- a CDS encoding Methyltransferase type 11: protein MRATDEEIKHLGPWFHNLHLPDGTQTAPEHSLGDFPMYKWQEIEPYIPKNLNGLQVLDIGCNAGFYSIELALRGADVTAIDMDEHYLRQAKWAVRKFNLEEKIRFYQMQIYSLAHQNKMYDLVWFMGVFYHLRYPMLALDIISRISSNMMVFQTLTIPDKETYPNVKDIDLFSREVMIRNGWPRMAFIEHKLDGDPTNWWAPNHSAIEAMLRASGFKVHKRPSRETYICLRTGEKICCEDIREMEYRAATNSEKE from the coding sequence ATGAGAGCAACGGATGAAGAAATAAAACACCTGGGACCATGGTTTCACAATTTACATCTACCAGACGGAACGCAGACTGCACCTGAACACAGCCTTGGAGATTTCCCCATGTATAAATGGCAGGAGATTGAGCCTTATATCCCCAAAAATTTAAATGGGTTACAGGTTCTCGATATTGGGTGCAATGCAGGTTTTTATTCAATAGAACTTGCATTAAGAGGTGCTGATGTTACTGCTATTGACATGGATGAACATTACTTAAGGCAGGCTAAATGGGCTGTCCGGAAATTTAATCTTGAGGAAAAAATAAGATTTTATCAGATGCAAATTTATAGCCTCGCTCATCAAAACAAGATGTATGATTTAGTATGGTTTATGGGGGTTTTCTATCATCTGCGCTACCCAATGCTTGCACTCGATATAATTTCAAGGATTTCAAGCAATATGATGGTATTTCAGACTCTTACCATACCCGATAAAGAGACTTACCCAAATGTTAAAGATATAGATTTGTTCAGCCGGGAAGTTATGATCAGGAATGGTTGGCCAAGAATGGCATTTATTGAGCACAAACTTGATGGTGATCCTACAAACTGGTGGGCTCCGAACCATTCTGCCATAGAGGCTATGTTGCGTGCCTCTGGTTTTAAAGTGCATAAGAGACCATCCAGGGAAACCTACATATGTTTGAGAACTGGTGAGAAGATTTGCTGTGAAGACATAAGAGAGATGGAATATAGAGCAGCGACAAATAGTGAAAAGGAGTAG